A single Plasmodium knowlesi strain H genome assembly, chromosome: 13 DNA region contains:
- a CDS encoding SICAvar, type I, protein MPEPNAGTSPSGGAAGSGGGLFGEWMKTVLNNGATPPSTPKKITDKLKSNLATTFGELRRWITVKVESDEIKELCGGVGDLVSWGGWGRNPYMQNLCKAVVEIRYFISNVETTGSRFMGQADERARIAPLTPDEAYRRCIVGAVALSAMYGDHCQLTEIIEKITKDVDSKLGKHLSSKDRANLDECKNISAAELMIGRALLHNTIKTWTEEERMKGGGGTWKVKMPWRYWADVCKQKREDANLQQQRKDNAEVMTNFLKLDNRKTAGSSGGTTLAEVLTNENLQLDSATIEKALQVAVGGNGQVDLTEIDKVVRELNKVSGEKIAQECMKNSSKKFCERLDCAKDYWNLTKEKSSSNTGDFWDSNVKEKLNSLLSTTTINADGTTANLCENGDLDSANKAACKHMAKFLHEMYKNGSSDPKQYSAQMVQCLLLKAYAAKLKEQAKQKGYCDIQLGIDRAFESASAIKTTNCTNNKSCIVCNWTDEDYSKLNTCNIDNTSGSVKSKVESMLKENGQTQDNKIQQTLTDINNKNPLCQRLQCLATKGQNNNDKFWQNGGEVGTLWNELSTAMMRQNGRNGQKECNELRTHSEKAACNYLHAGLEALYKGTTTPAASLPSPSGDGNNILKTNPSFRQTMGCFLLHAYANEMKKKSICNIDKGIEKAFDLGKGLSSNGTCNATGKGQCVPCELKEKDYDECKINTDGKTGTPQTEVKTKLKTIITENDPEIEKMAIEVNKIDDLCRRFQCISERWLKDVKNKGQNGDPLKATDWNDVWKEVKKEIPKLRTALGSATTTTNGGLGEYCKGLDEKGGKDACILIAAGLKNLYNTPGDDVNASFQRTMQCVLLNAIADKMREELPCKEERSATEGINEAFKASATIKGNSTGCNDANKCFTCPRFTEYRNCKIKEYSNTEQVTMLKDKVDDVLKNGAKEEMKKIKEVALKEICKPCTEKTFCESLTCVAEKWEKRNKGTSNGNVTWVRNVLSWLCSWSWFSVLC, encoded by the exons atGCCAGAACCGAACGCAGGTACATCACCCAGTGGTGGTGCCGCCGGTAGCGGTGGTGGATTGTTCGGAGAATGGATGAAGACAGTATTGAACAATGGGGCAACGCCCCCGTCGACTCCTAAGAAAATTACG GACAAGTTGAAGAGCAATTTAGCTACAACATTTGGAGAACTGAGGAGGTGGATCACGGTGAAGGTGGAGTCGGATGAAATAAAGGAGCTCTGTGGGGGCGTAGGGGACCTTGTGAGCTGGGGAGGATGGGGGAGAAATCCTTATATGCAGAATTTATGTAAGGCGGTAGTCGAAATAAGATATTTCATAAGTAATGTGGAAACAACGGGGAGTAGGTTCATGGGTCAGGCCGATGAGCGAGCACGAATTGCGCCCCTCACTCCTGATGAAGCCTATCGTCGCTGCATCGTGGGCGCTGTTGCCTTATCCGCGATGTATGGTGATCACTGTCAACTGACTGAaattattgaaaaaataacgaaGGATGTCGACAGTAAATTGGGGAAGCACTTGAGTTCGAAAGACAGGGCAAACTTGGatgaatgcaaaaatattagCGCTGCCGAATTGATGATCGGTAGAGCACTTCTTCATAATACAATCAAAACATGGacggaggaagaaaggatgaagggggggggaggaaccTGGAAGGTGAAGATGCCATGGAGGTATTGGGCGGACGTCTGTAAGCAGAAGAGGGAAGACGCTAATTTGCAACAGCAGAGAAAAGACAATGCAGAAGTTATGACGAACTTCCTGAAACTGGACAACAGGAAAACCGCAGGAAGTAGTGGCGGAACGACCCTAGCAGAAGTATTAACCAATGAAAACTTACAATTAGACTCGGCTACAATAGAGAAGGCACTTCAGGTCGCAGTAGGGGGAAATGGTCAAGTGGATCTTACAGAAATAGACAAGGTTGTACGGGAGCTCAATAAGGTATctggggaaaaaatag CTCAGGAATGCATGAAAAACAGCAGCAAGAAATTTTGTGAGCGCTTGGACTGTGCAAAAGATTATTGGAATTTGACGAAGGAGAAGAGCAGCAGTAACACG GGAGATTTCTGGGACAGCAACGTCAAGGAGAAGCTGAACAGTCTCCTGTCTACTACGACTATTAATGCTGATGGCACCACTGCTAACCTCTGTGAGAACGGTGACTTAGATAGTGCAAATAAGGCAGCTTGCAAACACATGGCAAAATTTTTGCACGAGatgtacaaaaatgggaGTAGTGACCCTAAGCAATATTCTGCTCAAATGGTACAATGTCTTTTATTAAAAGCATATGCTGCAAAATTAAAGGAGcaagcaaaacaaaaaggatatTGTGACATACAACTCGGCATAGACAGGGCATTCGAGTCTGCAAGCGCCATTAAAACAACTAATTGTACGAATAATAAGTCCTGCATTGTTTGCAACTGGACCGACGAAGACTATAGCAAACTTAACACTTGCAACATTGACAACACCTCTGGCAGTGTAAAGTCTAAAGTGGAATCAATGTTAAAAGAAAACGGCCAAACGCAAGACAACAAAATACAACAAACCTTAACtgatataaataataaaaaccCCCTCTGTCAACGTCTCCAATGTTTAGCAACTAAAGGACAGAACAACAAC GACAAATTTTGGCAGAATGGCGGCGAAGTCGGCACCTTATGGAACGAACTGTCCACAGCAATGATGAGACAGAATGGCAGAAATGGGCAGAAGGAATGTAATGAATTGCGAACTCATTCTGAAAaggcggcatgcaattatttgcatgccggcttagAAGCACTGTACAAGGGTACGACGACGCCGGCGGCGTCGTTGCCGTCGCCGTCAGGCGACGGCAACAACATCTTAAAGaccaacccatcgtttagacaaacgatgggttgtttcttacttcacgcttatgcaaatgaaatgaaaaagaagtcCATTTGTAATATTGATAAAGGGATAGAAAAGGCTTTCGATCTTGGCAAGGGTTTAAGTTCTAATGGTACTTGCAATGCCACTGGCAAGGGACAATGTGTCCCTTGCGAGTTGAAAGAGAAAGACTATGACGAGTGTAAAATTAACACAGATGGTAAAACTGGCACACCACAGACGGAAGTGAAGACCAAATTGAAGACCATCATCACGGAGAACGACcccgaaatagaaaaaatggcaatagaagtaaataaaatagatgATTTATGCAGACGCTTCCAATGTATATCTGAAAGATGGTTAAAAGACGTCAAAAATAAGGGGCAGAATGGCGACCCCCTGAAAGCAACGGATTGG AATGATGTATGGAAGGAAgtcaaaaaggaaatccCGAAACTTCGCACTGCCCTCGGCAGTGCCACAACTACGACGAATGGAGGCCTTGGTGAATACTGCAAAGGACTCGATGAGAAGGGTGGAAAGGATGCTTGCAtccttatagcagcaggattaaagaACCTCTACAATACTCCTGGTGACGACGTTAATGCATCGTTCCAAAGAACGATgcaatgtgttttattaaatgccattGCAGATAAAATGCGGGAAGAATTGCCAtgtaaagaggaaaggagtgCAACGGAAGGGATAAATGAAGCCTTTAAGGCGAGTGCTACTATTAAGGGGAACAGTACAGGTTGCAATGATGCTAATAAATGTTTTACGTGTCCGAGGTTTACGGAATAtagaaattgcaaaattaaaGAATATAGCAACACAGAGCAAGTAACGATGTTAAAAGACAAAGTAGATGACGTGCTCAAGAACGGTgctaaggaagaaatgaagaaaattaaggaGGTAGCTCTTAAggaaatat GCAAACCGTGTACAGAGAAAACCTTTTGCGAAAGTCTTACATGTGTagcagaaaaatgggaaaaaaggaataaaggaacCTCAAACGGAAACGTTACCTGGGTAAGGAATGTGCTGTCGTGGTTGTGCTCGTGGTCATGGTTTAGTGTGCTGTGCTGA